In [Phormidium] sp. ETS-05, the genomic window TTTTAGAGTGATGCCAATTTCGTTGCCGGGATTCATTAATATTTCAATTGCATTTCCGGGATTGATTAAATTAATAATAGCCAACTACCACCGATTGATTGGTAATGATGCTACCAGATGCGGCACCGGAACTCATGGGCGGTCCAGGGCGTCGAGCTTGGTTAATCACATATACCTGCGGGTAAAACTGACCTCAGATTATTTTTTCTTACTTTTTAGTCATTATTCCATATAATCGCAATGTTAACTCAGGCGACTCCCAAATTTATGGTGACAGAGTTTTCTCCCCAGGGGCGACGTTGGGGGGCGTTCCGGCATTTGGTAGCTGTAGGCACCACCCTCGCGGCGATCGTTCTGGCTCACCCCGCCTTGGCTGGGGACCCGTTTAGAACGGAAAATCCCCGGGCGATCGGCGACACCACGGAAAGAGCATTTCGGGTGTTATTCCAAGAGGGCAACTACCAGCAATCCGCTACTATCCTGAAAGATGCGGCCAAAGAAGAGCCGAAAGAGCCGTTGGTGTATGCCATGAAGGCTGCTTTCGCCTATTTGGAAGAAGACTGGGACGATTTAGACACCTACGCCACCAGGACTCGGGAAACGGGGGAAGAACTGACCAAAACTGATGAACTGCGGGGCAACCTCTACACGGCGGTGGGTCATTTCCTAGAAGGTGCTTACATTATTAGCACGGAAGGCACGATTCGCGGCACTCCAAAAGCCCTGAATAAGCTGCAAAAAGTGTTTCACCACTTGGGAGAGGCGGAAACAATCTCCGCCGAAGACCCAGAGGTGAATTTGATTAAGGGATTTATGGATTTGATGCTGGCGGTGAATTTGCCCTTTGCGGACCCGGCGGAGGCAATTAAACGCCTGCGGGACTACGCCGGACCGGATTATCTGGCTTATCGCGGTCTGGCGGTGGGCTACCGGGATTTGGACCAGCAGGCTGATGCTCTGGCGGCGGTTAACCAGGCTTTGCAGCTCACGCCGGATAACCCGGAACTGTTTTATCTGAAAGCCCAAATTCTGGTAGAGAAGGGCGGGGACCGCGATTTAGCTCTGCTGCAGGAAGCTCAGGCGAATTTTGATGCGGCTTTGGCTCAGGCTCCGGCGAAATTCCCCCCTGGTCTGCAGCGTCAGTTGCAAAAAGAGCGCGATCGCAATGCCCGCCGCATCCAGCGCCTCACCTCCCCATCTTAGGGCTGATTTATAAAGTACATCTTTAAGGAAATAGGCCCCTAGTGGGGAAAGGATCCCCCGCCCCCTTAAAAAGGGGGGAAAGAGAAATCCCTTGCCCCCCTTTTTAAGGGG contains:
- a CDS encoding Sll0314/Alr1548 family TPR repeat-containing protein, producing MLTQATPKFMVTEFSPQGRRWGAFRHLVAVGTTLAAIVLAHPALAGDPFRTENPRAIGDTTERAFRVLFQEGNYQQSATILKDAAKEEPKEPLVYAMKAAFAYLEEDWDDLDTYATRTRETGEELTKTDELRGNLYTAVGHFLEGAYIISTEGTIRGTPKALNKLQKVFHHLGEAETISAEDPEVNLIKGFMDLMLAVNLPFADPAEAIKRLRDYAGPDYLAYRGLAVGYRDLDQQADALAAVNQALQLTPDNPELFYLKAQILVEKGGDRDLALLQEAQANFDAALAQAPAKFPPGLQRQLQKERDRNARRIQRLTSPS